A single window of Mycobacterium sp. ITM-2016-00318 DNA harbors:
- a CDS encoding cystathionine gamma-synthase — MSEHSRWQGLSTKAIHAGFRPDPQTGAVNAPIYASSTFAQDGVGGLRGGFEYARTGNPTRAALEASLAAVEEAVYGRAFSSGMAATDCALRAVLRPGDHVVMPDDAYGGTFRLIDKVFTKWGIEYTAVSLADLDAVRAAITPQTKLIVVETPTNPLLSIADISGIAAIAAPSNTKVLVDNTFASPALQQPLVLGADIVLHSTTKYIGGHSDVVGGALLTSDGELDEAFGFLQNGAGAVPGPFDAYLTMRGLKTLVLRMQRHSDNAALVAEFLENHPAIEKVLYPGLPSHPGHEVAAKQMSAFGGMVSARLRGGVQAARDFCSRTEVFILAESLGGVESLIEHPGAMTHASTAGSQLEVPDDLVRLSVGIEDSADLLADLEQALG, encoded by the coding sequence GTGAGTGAGCACAGCAGGTGGCAGGGCCTATCCACCAAAGCGATCCACGCCGGATTCCGTCCCGACCCGCAGACCGGTGCCGTCAACGCCCCGATCTACGCCAGTTCGACCTTCGCGCAGGACGGCGTCGGCGGGCTGCGCGGAGGATTCGAGTATGCCCGTACCGGCAATCCGACGCGCGCGGCGCTCGAGGCGTCGCTGGCGGCGGTCGAGGAGGCGGTCTACGGGCGCGCGTTCAGCTCGGGGATGGCGGCCACCGACTGCGCGCTGCGGGCGGTGCTGCGTCCCGGCGATCACGTGGTGATGCCCGACGATGCGTACGGCGGTACCTTCCGGCTGATCGACAAGGTCTTCACGAAGTGGGGCATCGAGTACACCGCAGTGTCGCTGGCCGACCTCGACGCGGTGCGCGCGGCTATCACGCCGCAAACCAAGCTGATCGTGGTCGAAACACCCACCAACCCGCTGCTGTCGATCGCCGACATCAGCGGCATCGCCGCGATCGCGGCACCGTCGAACACAAAGGTGTTGGTGGACAACACGTTCGCCTCACCCGCCTTGCAGCAGCCGCTGGTGCTGGGTGCCGACATCGTGCTGCACTCGACGACGAAATACATCGGTGGCCATTCAGATGTCGTCGGCGGCGCTCTGCTGACCAGCGACGGCGAACTCGACGAGGCGTTCGGCTTCCTGCAGAACGGGGCGGGTGCGGTCCCGGGCCCGTTCGACGCTTATCTGACGATGCGCGGTCTCAAGACGCTGGTGCTGCGCATGCAGCGCCACAGCGACAACGCCGCTCTGGTCGCCGAGTTCCTGGAGAACCACCCCGCGATCGAGAAGGTGCTGTATCCGGGCCTTCCGAGTCACCCCGGCCACGAAGTCGCGGCCAAGCAGATGAGCGCGTTCGGCGGCATGGTGTCGGCCCGCCTTCGCGGCGGCGTGCAGGCCGCCCGCGATTTCTGTTCGCGGACAGAGGTTTTCATCCTCGCCGAGTCGCTGGGCGGGGTGGAGTCGCTGATCGAGCATCCCGGCGCGATGACGCACGCGTCGACGGCGGGTTCGCAACTCGAGGTGCCCGACGACCTGGTCCGGCTTTCGGTGGGCATCGAGGATTCCGCCGACCTGCTGGCCGATCTGGAGCAGGCCCTAGGCTAG
- a CDS encoding alpha/beta fold hydrolase: MEQFRRGDLVFDVIDAGPTDGPVVVLLHGFPELNSMYQPVIDRLTAQGYRCLAPMQRGYSAGARPKRRRDYRGDDLVGDVLTLIDSSGAQRVHLVGHDWGAAVAWYVAQAAPDRLHTLTALSVPHPAAFLKAVATSRQALSSWYMLFFQLPWLPERFLLNRRAVRGFIESKPPQTRALAQAEMDLMREPGALTAALNWYRAMPFSSPRRTVQKVTVPTMYLWTDDDVALKEKCARLCADYVVGDYRYEQFEGVSHWVVDERPNEVSDLLLDWFTAHAGA; the protein is encoded by the coding sequence ATGGAACAGTTCCGCCGCGGCGACCTTGTGTTCGACGTGATCGACGCCGGACCCACCGACGGCCCGGTGGTCGTCCTGCTACACGGCTTCCCGGAGCTCAACTCGATGTACCAGCCGGTCATCGACCGCCTGACCGCGCAGGGGTACCGCTGTCTGGCGCCTATGCAGCGCGGCTACTCCGCTGGCGCACGGCCGAAGCGGAGGCGTGACTACCGCGGCGACGACCTCGTCGGCGATGTGCTCACGCTGATCGATAGCAGCGGTGCGCAGCGGGTGCACCTCGTCGGGCACGACTGGGGCGCGGCGGTGGCCTGGTATGTCGCGCAGGCCGCTCCCGACCGCCTGCACACGCTGACGGCGCTTTCGGTCCCGCATCCCGCCGCGTTCCTGAAGGCCGTTGCGACCAGCCGCCAAGCGCTGTCGTCGTGGTACATGCTGTTCTTCCAACTGCCGTGGCTTCCTGAGCGCTTTTTGCTGAACAGGCGCGCGGTGCGAGGGTTCATCGAGTCGAAGCCGCCCCAAACGCGTGCACTGGCGCAAGCCGAGATGGACCTGATGCGGGAGCCCGGTGCGTTGACCGCCGCCCTCAACTGGTACCGCGCGATGCCGTTCAGCAGTCCGCGCAGGACCGTCCAAAAGGTCACCGTGCCGACGATGTACCTCTGGACCGACGACGACGTCGCGCTGAAGGAGAAGTGCGCGCGACTGTGCGCCGACTACGTGGTGGGCGACTATCGCTACGAGCAGTTCGAGGGTGTCTCACACTGGGTCGTCGACGAGCGACCCAACGAGGTGAGTGACCTACTGCTCGACTGGTTCACGGCCCACGCCGGCGCCTGA
- a CDS encoding FAD-dependent oxidoreductase, giving the protein MRCDVCIVGAGIAGMNALYVASRYLSQDQKIVLVDRRPGVGGMWVDTYPYVRLHQPHPMFTAGDIEWTLGKDRAYLATKGEVLDHFAHCLDVVKQRVRVDELFGATMESHEEVDGIVRVTCRAADGRVHVVEAKRLIKGYGLAVTPNEPLDVSSRRVESVSPDYCDVRSGEIRDSNAPVWIIGGGKTAMDTAHALITACPWREVNLIAGRGTFFAKRDRLFPAGASKWWAGTQFATISEQLGRRYNGANEVEVQKWFRAAYCTHPTPEAENYFAGLLSEAENKTIAEGLRHIVMDYFDDAVDRNGETELVFRSGSRKAIQPGSWLINCTGYLGGDSNLPYEPYVSASGAVVSINPRSWVLHLPAFHGYYLTQLLFLDKLRELPLYELDMLDLRRKSPTAHPYALFALVQHNLSLIYDNVPRRVFSDNRLDFDAWYPLPRRLPGVVKFMLTHRRDGERARRILDTVRERFDVRCGLLESGAGVGREPVEQ; this is encoded by the coding sequence ATGCGCTGCGACGTCTGCATCGTCGGGGCGGGTATCGCCGGCATGAACGCGCTCTACGTGGCCAGCCGGTACCTGTCGCAGGACCAGAAGATCGTGCTCGTCGACAGGAGGCCGGGCGTCGGCGGCATGTGGGTCGACACCTACCCGTATGTCCGGCTCCACCAACCCCATCCCATGTTCACCGCGGGGGACATCGAATGGACGCTCGGCAAGGATCGCGCGTATCTGGCGACGAAAGGCGAAGTGCTCGACCACTTCGCGCACTGTCTCGACGTCGTCAAGCAGCGAGTGCGCGTCGACGAACTGTTCGGCGCGACGATGGAGTCGCATGAAGAGGTCGACGGAATCGTTCGGGTGACGTGTCGAGCCGCGGACGGCCGTGTGCATGTCGTCGAAGCCAAGCGGCTGATCAAGGGCTACGGACTTGCCGTCACGCCCAACGAGCCGCTCGACGTCTCCAGTCGGCGCGTCGAGTCCGTGTCGCCCGACTACTGCGACGTTCGGTCAGGTGAGATCCGAGACAGCAACGCGCCGGTGTGGATCATCGGCGGCGGCAAGACCGCGATGGACACGGCACATGCGCTGATCACAGCGTGCCCCTGGCGTGAAGTGAACTTGATCGCGGGCCGGGGGACCTTCTTCGCCAAACGCGACCGCCTGTTCCCAGCCGGGGCGAGCAAGTGGTGGGCGGGAACCCAGTTCGCCACGATAAGCGAACAATTGGGTCGCCGGTACAACGGGGCCAACGAGGTCGAGGTGCAAAAGTGGTTCCGCGCGGCCTACTGCACCCACCCGACGCCGGAGGCCGAGAACTACTTTGCCGGCTTGCTGTCGGAGGCCGAGAACAAGACGATCGCCGAGGGCCTTCGTCACATCGTGATGGACTACTTCGACGACGCGGTCGACCGTAACGGCGAAACCGAGTTGGTGTTCCGCAGCGGGTCGAGGAAGGCGATCCAACCCGGCAGCTGGCTGATCAACTGCACGGGATACCTCGGCGGCGACAGCAATCTGCCGTACGAGCCCTACGTATCCGCGAGTGGGGCGGTGGTCTCCATCAATCCGCGGTCCTGGGTTCTGCACCTCCCCGCGTTCCACGGGTACTACCTCACCCAGCTGCTGTTCCTCGACAAGCTGAGAGAGCTTCCGCTGTACGAGCTCGACATGCTCGATTTGCGACGGAAATCTCCCACCGCGCACCCGTACGCTCTGTTCGCGCTGGTTCAGCACAATCTGAGCCTCATCTACGACAACGTTCCGCGTCGCGTGTTCAGCGACAACAGACTCGACTTCGACGCGTGGTACCCGCTGCCGCGGCGGCTGCCCGGTGTGGTCAAGTTCATGCTCACTCACCGACGCGACGGCGAGCGCGCCCGCCGCATCCTCGACACCGTGCGGGAACGGTTCGATGTCCGCTGCGGCCTGCTGGAGTCAGGCGCCGGCGTGGGCCGTGAACCAGTCGAGCAGTAG
- a CDS encoding acyl-CoA dehydrogenase family protein, with translation MSATARIDDLLDLDAQLTPEDKELRETVRRFGEQRLRPHIAEWFEAGEVPVRELASDLGKLGVLGMHLEGYGCGGSTATAYGLVCQELEAVDSGLRSLVSVQGSLAMFAIHRHGSEEQRKQWLPDMATGDAIGCFGLTEPDFGSNPGGMRTTARRDGSDWILNGSKMWITNGSVADVAVVWARAEEGVLGFLVPAGTTGFEATDMKRKLSLRASVTSELHLDDVRLPAEAQLPEARGLSGPLACLSEARFGIVFGTVGAARDCLETAIDYVGTRQVFDKPLAGYQLTQAKIADMAVELGKAQLLALHLGRLKDEGRIRPEQVSFGKLNNCREAIKIARQCRTLLGANGITLEYPVLRHANNLESVLTYEGTSEVHQMVIGEALTGVSAFR, from the coding sequence ATGAGCGCTACCGCCCGAATCGATGACCTGCTCGACCTCGATGCGCAGCTGACGCCGGAAGACAAAGAGTTGCGCGAGACCGTCCGCCGCTTCGGCGAGCAGCGACTGCGGCCGCACATCGCCGAATGGTTCGAGGCCGGCGAGGTGCCGGTCCGCGAGCTGGCCTCCGACCTGGGCAAACTGGGTGTGCTGGGGATGCATTTGGAGGGCTACGGGTGCGGCGGATCGACCGCCACCGCGTACGGCCTGGTCTGCCAGGAACTCGAGGCGGTGGACAGCGGCTTACGCAGCCTCGTCTCGGTGCAGGGCTCGCTGGCGATGTTCGCCATCCACCGGCACGGTAGCGAGGAGCAGCGCAAACAGTGGCTGCCCGATATGGCCACCGGCGACGCCATCGGATGCTTCGGGCTGACCGAACCGGACTTCGGTTCCAACCCCGGCGGCATGCGCACCACGGCCCGTCGCGACGGCTCGGACTGGATCCTCAACGGTTCGAAGATGTGGATCACCAACGGTTCGGTCGCCGACGTCGCGGTGGTGTGGGCGCGGGCCGAGGAGGGCGTGCTCGGCTTCCTTGTGCCAGCGGGCACGACGGGGTTCGAAGCGACCGACATGAAGCGCAAGCTGTCGTTGCGCGCATCGGTGACGTCCGAGTTGCATCTCGACGACGTGCGCCTGCCCGCCGAGGCGCAGCTGCCCGAGGCGCGGGGTCTGTCGGGTCCGCTGGCCTGCCTGTCGGAGGCGAGGTTCGGCATCGTGTTCGGCACCGTGGGCGCCGCGCGGGACTGTTTGGAAACGGCGATCGACTATGTCGGGACCCGCCAGGTGTTCGACAAGCCGCTGGCGGGTTACCAGCTGACGCAGGCCAAGATCGCCGACATGGCCGTCGAATTGGGCAAGGCGCAACTGCTTGCGCTGCACCTCGGCCGGTTGAAGGACGAGGGGCGGATCCGGCCGGAACAGGTGAGCTTCGGCAAGCTGAACAATTGCCGCGAAGCCATCAAGATCGCGCGCCAGTGTCGAACTCTATTGGGCGCGAACGGAATCACCTTGGAATATCCGGTGCTGCGGCACGCGAACAACCTGGAGTCGGTGCTGACCTACGAAGGCACGTCGGAGGTACACCAGATGGTCATCGGAGAGGCGCTGACGGGCGTCAGCGCCTTCCGATGA
- a CDS encoding RDD family protein translates to MTDQPPPPPGNYPPPPPGNYPPPPPPQSGGFPPPPQGQGYPPPQGQGYPPSQGGGFPAATGPGGALPKEAYTPWGTRALAYIIDYIPVLILEGIGWLLLISTRETACVTDTSEYDLGEFCATGASTTGQIAVFLTGLIALAYIIWNLGYRQGKTGSSIGKGIMKFKIVSEKTGQPIGFGMSVVRELIYLVAAGLCGIVWLIAVLFPLWDVKRQTLVDKIISTIAVPLGKGLL, encoded by the coding sequence ATGACCGATCAACCGCCACCTCCCCCTGGCAATTATCCGCCCCCGCCGCCGGGCAACTACCCGCCGCCACCACCGCCGCAGAGTGGCGGATTTCCGCCGCCGCCGCAGGGTCAGGGCTACCCGCCGCCGCAGGGTCAGGGCTACCCGCCGTCGCAGGGTGGCGGATTCCCGGCGGCCACCGGGCCAGGTGGGGCGTTGCCGAAAGAGGCGTACACACCGTGGGGTACGCGTGCGTTGGCGTACATCATCGACTACATTCCTGTTCTCATTCTCGAGGGCATCGGCTGGTTGTTGTTGATTAGTACCCGCGAAACCGCCTGTGTCACCGACACATCGGAGTACGACCTCGGTGAGTTCTGCGCCACGGGGGCGTCCACCACCGGCCAGATCGCGGTCTTCCTCACAGGTCTGATCGCGCTTGCCTACATCATCTGGAACCTCGGATATCGCCAAGGCAAAACGGGCTCCAGCATCGGCAAGGGCATCATGAAGTTCAAGATTGTCAGCGAAAAGACCGGTCAGCCAATCGGATTCGGCATGTCGGTCGTCCGAGAACTGATCTACCTGGTGGCTGCCGGCCTCTGCGGCATCGTCTGGCTCATCGCGGTGCTCTTCCCGCTGTGGGATGTGAAGCGGCAGACGCTCGTGGACAAGATCATCTCCACCATCGCCGTACCCTTGGGTAAAGGACTTCTATGA